One window of the Manihot esculenta cultivar AM560-2 chromosome 14, M.esculenta_v8, whole genome shotgun sequence genome contains the following:
- the LOC110631201 gene encoding small polypeptide DEVIL 4, protein MKMSSTSMGGSKRRISSRGLGAALREQRARLYIIRRCVVMLLCWHD, encoded by the coding sequence atgaagatgagCAGTACTTCCATGGGAGGCTCAAAGAGAAGGATTTCTAGCAGAGGTCTCGGAGCTGCTCTTAGAGAGCAAAGAGCTAGGCTTTATATTATAAGGAGATGTGTGGTTATGCTCCTCTGTTGGCATGACTAG
- the LOC110600170 gene encoding serine/threonine-protein kinase STN7, chloroplastic produces MATVAPGGAAILPIKLHSHRPRPSSPFLGKKLSPRYSPRSIISAHRALSVVASGGEFFDSFHNFFLGVGVGLPCTVMECGDIIYRSTLPKSNGLTITAPGVALALAAVSYLWATPGVAPGFFDMFFLAFVERVIRPSLRKDDIVLGKKLGEGAFGVVYRVSSSKKPSSKREGDLVLKKATEYGAVEIWMNERVRRACASSCADFVYGFLERSSNKGGEYWLIWRFEGEATLYDLMQSKEFPYNVEALILREVQDLPRGLERENRIIQTIMRQLLFALDGLHSTGIVHRDIKPQNIIFSEGSRAFKIIDLGAAADLRVGINYIPNEFLLDPRYAAPEQYIMSTQTPSAPSPPVATILSPVLWQMNLPDRFDIYSAGLIFLQMAFPGLRTDSGLIQFNRQLKRCDYDLAAWRKSVEPRAGPELRRGFELLDLDGGIGWELLTSMVRYKARQRISAKAALAHPYFDQEGLLALSFMQKLRLQLFRATQQDYGEAANWTIQLMAKSGTEKEGGFTEAQLQDLREKEEPRQKASAQRNVLASALRLQRKIIRTLNESMDELSRRRKSVWWSRWIPREE; encoded by the exons ATGGCCACCGTTGCTCCAGGTGGAGCTGCTATTCTCCCAATCAAACTCCACTCCCACAGACCAAGACCCTCTTCTCCATTTCTTGGAAAGAAGCTTAGCCCCAGATATTCTCCTAGAAGCATAATCTCAGCTCACAGAGCACTTTCAGTTGTTGCATCAGGAGGGGAATTTTTCGATTCATTTCACAACTTCTTCTTGGGTGTTGGGGTTGGCTTACCATGCACTGTGATGGAGTGTGGTGATATTATATACAGAAGCACTCTGCCCAAATCTAATGGTTTGACCATTACAGCTCCCGGTGTTGCTTTGGCTCTGGCTGCTGTATCTTATCTTTGGGCTACTCCTGGTGTGGCTCCTGGCTTCTTTGACATGTTTTTTCTCGCTTTTGTTGAGAGGGTTATTAGACCCTCTTTGAGGAAG GATGACATTGTTTTGGGGAAGAAGTTGGGTGAGGGAGCCTTTGGTGTCGTTTATAGAGTTTCATCGTCTAAGAAGCCTTCTTCCAAG AGGGAAGGTGACTTAGTCTTGAAAAAGGCAACTGAATATGGGGCAGTGGAAATTTGGATGAACGAGCGTGTTCGAAGGGCTTGTGCAAGCAGCTGTGCTGATTTTGTGTATGGATTCCTTGAG AGGTCATCAAATAAAGGAGGTGAATATTGGCTTATATGGCGTTTTGAAGGAGAGGCCACACTTTATGATTTGATGCAGAGTAAAGAGTTCCCTTACAAT GTAGAGGCACTGATTCTCAGAGAGGTTCAAGACTTGCCTAGGGGGTTGGAAAGGGAAAACAGAATCATTCAAACTATTATGAGACAGCTTTTATTTGCATTGGATGGTCTTCATTCAACTGGGATAGTGCACAGGGACATTAAGCCGcagaatattattttttctgaAG GGTCTCGGGCATTCAAGATCATTGATCTTGGGGCTGCTGCAGATCTGCGAGTGGGAATCAACTATATCCCAAATGAGTTTCTTTTGGACCCAAG GTATGCAGCGCCAGAGCAATACATCATGAGCACTCAAACTCCATCTGCACCTTCGCCTCCAGTGGCAACTATACTTTCTCCAGTGCTGTGGCAG ATGAATTTGCCAGATAGATTTGATATTTATAGTGCTGGGCTGATTTTCCTGCAAATG GCCTTTCCAGGATTACGCACTGACAGTGGCCTCATACAGTTTAATCGTCAGTTAAAAAGGTGTGATTATGACTTAGCTGCATGGAGAAAAAGTGTGGAACCACGAGCTGGCCCTGAACTTCGAAGGGGGTTTGAGTTATTGGATTTAGATGGGGGGATAGGATGGGAGCTTCTAACATCAATGGTTCGATACAAAGCACGACAAAGAATAAGTGCAAAAGCTGCTTTAGCTCATCCCTACTTTGATCAAGAAGGACTTTTAGCTTTGTCTTTCATGCAGAAGCTCAGGCTGCAACTCTTTCGAGCAACACAACAGGATTATGGGGAAGCTGCCAACTGGACTATTCAGCTAATGGCAAAATCTGGAACAGAGAAGGAGGGTGGCTTCACTGAGGCTCAGCTTCAAGATCTTCGA GAAAAGGAGGAACCCAGACAGAAAGCAAGTGCTCAAAGGAATGTTCTAGCGTCCGCACTTCGTCTTCAGAGGAAGATAATAAGAACATTGAATGAGAGCATGGATGAGCTTAGCAGACGCAGGAAGAGCGTATGGTGGAGTAGATGGATCCCAAGAGAGGAATGA
- the LOC110600135 gene encoding probable galacturonosyltransferase-like 3 yields the protein MPPKFRPLFFTILLLATSATISVHSLSNALSFEHLPLFREAPAFRNGRECAPATWSSTVNGQSYSDPSSIIHIAMTLDSTYLRGSVAGVLSVLQHAACPENIVFHFIATHRRAELRRTITVTFPYLNFHLYHFNADLVKGKISSSIRRALDQPLNYARFYLADLLPASVQRIIYFDSDLIVVDDVAKLWNINLGAHVLGAPEYCHANFTNYFNSRFWSNPAYASSFKGRKPCYFNTGVMVIDLLKWRDGKYTQKLEYWMRIQKKYRIYELGSLPPFLLVLAGNVEGVEHRWNQHGLGGDNLHGLCRALHPGPASLLHWSGKGKPWLRIDSKRPCPLDLLWAPYDLYRHSLLFSDS from the coding sequence ATGCCTCCCAAATTCCGGCCACTCTTCTTCACCATTCTTCTTCTCGCTACCTCTGCCACCATTTCCGTACACAGTTTATCAAATGCGCTGTCGTTTGAGCACCTCCCGTTGTTTCGAGAAGCGCCGGCGTTTAGAAACGGCCGGGAATGTGCCCCGGCCACCTGGTCGTCCACCGTCAACGGTCAGTCCTACAGTGACCCTTCTTCGATTATCCACATTGCCATGACTCTCGATTCCACCTACCTTCGGGGCTCCGTGGCAGGCGTCTTATCCGTGTTGCAGCATGCTGCTTGCCCCGAGAACATCGTCTTCCACTTCATCGCTACGCACCGCCGGGCAGAGCTCCGCCGCACGATCACTGTGACATTTCCCTACCTCAACTTCCACCTCTATCACTTCAACGCCGATTTAGTGAAAGGAAAGATCTCTTCCTCCATACGCCGGGCTCTGGATCAACCGTTGAATTATGCGAGATTTTACCTCGCAGATCTGTTACCCGCGAGTGTGCAGAGGATTATATACTTCGATTCTGATCTAATCGTGGTCGATGACGTGGCTAAATTATGGAACATCAATTTGGGAGCTCACGTTCTGGGTGCCCCAGAGTATTGTCACGCTAACTTCACCAATTACTTCAATTCGCGATTTTGGTCGAACCCGGCGTATGCGTCCTCGTTTAAAGGGAGGAAGCCTTGCTATTTTAACACAGGGGTGATGGTAATAGACCTGTTGAAGTGGAGAGATGGGAAATACACACAGAAACTGGAATACTGGATGAGGATACAAAAGAAGTATAGAATCTATGAATTGGGTTCTTTGCCACCATTCTTGCTTGTGTTGGCTGGGAATGTGGAAGGCGTCGAGCATAGATGGAACCAACATGGGCTCGGTGGCGATAATCTTCACGGTTTGTGTAGAGCTCTACATCCTGGTCCTGCTAGCTTGCTCCATTGGAGCGGGAAGGGTAAACCTTGGCTTAGAATTGACTCCAAAAGACCGTGTCCCTTGGATTTACTTTGGGCTCCTTACGATCTTTATCGTCATTCTTTACTCTTCTCTGATAGTTGA
- the LOC110600011 gene encoding receptor-like protein 4 isoform X2, with amino-acid sequence MSLFFLSILLLLLPSAFSFLNDTSYFIDCGGSTNSTDPFNTTWLSDRFFTGGLTSVVSEPLHFHFPQEKTLRFFPLSSGKKNCYILPLPNGRYYIRTFTVYDNYDGKSHSPSFDVSVEGTLVFSWRSPWPESLARDGAYSDLFAFVKDREADICFYSIATDPPAIGTLEIRQVDPLSYESSKIGDNFILVNYGRLSCGSDQWGPGFSNDTDKFGRSWQSDSEFRSPTASSKFNSFSTLEKITGTDQAPNYFPMKLYQTAVTGNGILEYELAVDAKLDYLLWFHFAEIDSTINKKGKRVFDVLVNDENVSRVDIYAQVGSFAAYSLQYTVHNLSNTPLTVKLVPLVGAPLISGIENYALVPNDISTAPEQVVAMRALKESLLVPDRMGWNGDPCAPTNWDAWEGVTCHSSKDGTALVISQIDLGSQGLKGYISDQISLLSNLVSLNLSSNSLVGTLPSGLGHKSLVSLDLSNNQFSGPIPESLASSSLQLVLLNNNLLEGPVQEGLYSIGVHGGTIDLSGNKALCGGPSLPQCSLFWENGHLSTGGKVGIALSCLVVVSLLLLVVYIYIKRSRNDYDFAPPHDLMSMAAKRNRYQRQKSLMLLEMESQHAKGLSSPYGPQ; translated from the exons ATGTCTCTATTCTTCCTCTctatcctcctcctccttcttccttCTGCTTTTTCCTTCCTCAATG ATACTTCTTACTTTATAGACTGCGGCGGCTCCACTAACTCCACCGACCCCTTCAACACCACCTGGCTCTCTGACCGCTTCTTCACCGGCGGCCTCACTTCTGTCGTCTCTGAGCCTCTCCACTTCCATTTCCCCCAAGAGAAGACTCTCCGCTTCTTCCCTCTTTCCTCTGGCAAGAAGAATTGCTACATTCTCCCCCTCCCCAATGGCCGTTACTATATCCGTACTTTTACTGTGTATGACAACTACGATGGTAAGTCTCACTCTCCGAGCTTCGACGTTTCCGTTGAAGGTACTCTCGTCTTCTCTTGGCGCTCCCCCTGGCCTGAGAGTCTCGCTCGTGACGGTGCTTACTCTGATCTATTCGCGTTTGTTAAAGATAGAGAGGCGGATATCTGTTTTTACAGCATTGCCACTGATCCTCCCGCGATCGGCACTCTCGAAATTCGTCAAGTAGATCCGCTGTCGTATGAATCTTCCAAAATCGGCGACAATTTCATCCTGGTCAACTACGGCCGTTTATCCTGCGGCTCCGACCAATGGGGACCAGGGTTCAGCAATGACACTGACAAGTTCGGCCGCTCATGGCAGTCGGATTCCGAATTCCGATCCCCAACTGCCTCCAGCAAATTCAATTCCTTCTCCACCCTAGAAAAAATAACTGGCACCGATCAGGCCCCTAATTACTTCCCAATGAAGCTTTACCAGACGGCGGTTACGGGAAACGGAATTTTGGAGTATGAACTGGCGGTGGATGCGAAATTGGATTACTTGCTGTGGTTTCACTTCGCTGAGATTGATTCTACCATAAATAAGAAGGggaagagagtttttgatgtgttggTGAATGACGAGAACGTCAGTAGAGTTGATATTTATGCGCAGGTTGGGAGCTTCGCGGCCTATAGCTTACAGTATACGGTGCATAATCTAAGCAATACTCCGTTGACCGTGAAGCTAGTGCCGTTAGTGGGGGCGCCACTGATTAGTGGAATCGAGAATTATGCTCTGGTTCCGAATGATATCTCCACAGCTCCTGAGCAAG TTGTTGCTATGAGAGCATTGAAAGAGTCACTTCTTGTTCCTGATAGAATGGGTTGGAATGGTGATCCTTGTGCTCCTACTAACTGGGATGCTTGGGAAGGCGTTACCTGCCATTCCAGCAAAGATGGAACTGCCCTTGTTATATCACAAAT AGATCTCGGAAGCCAAGGCTTGAAAGGCTATATAAGTGATCAGATTAGTCTATTGTCAAACTTGGTAAGCCT GAATTTGAGTTCTAATTCCTTGGTAGGAACTCTTCCATCAGGACTAGGTCATAAATCACTTGTGTCCCT GGATTTATCAAACAACCAATTCTCTGGACCTATTCCGGAAAGTCTAGCATCTTCAAGTCTGCAGCTTGT GTTATTGAATAATAACTTACTGGAAGGGCCAGTCCAAGAGGGGCTCTATTCAATTGGTGTGCATGGTGGAACTATTGA CCTTTCAGGTAACAAAGCTTTGTGTGGTGGTCCCTCTTTGCCACAATGCTCATTGTTTTGGGAAAATGGACATTTGTCCACTGGTGGTAAAGTTGGGATAGCCCTATCATGTCTTGTTGTCGTCTCTCTGCTTCTGTTGGTGGTATACATATACATCAAGAGGAGTAGAAATGATTATGATTTTGCTCCCCCTCATGATTTAATGT CAATGGCCGCAAAGAGAAACAGATACCAGAGGCAGAAGTCCTTGATGCTTCTTGAAATGGAGAGCCAACACGCAAAAGGATTGTCATCACCTTATGGTCCTCAATAA
- the LOC110600011 gene encoding receptor-like protein 4 isoform X3, whose product MVLLFLRLTILTNCLTVFANYICFSLAADTSYFIDCGGSTNSTDPFNTTWLSDRFFTGGLTSVVSEPLHFHFPQEKTLRFFPLSSGKKNCYILPLPNGRYYIRTFTVYDNYDGKSHSPSFDVSVEGTLVFSWRSPWPESLARDGAYSDLFAFVKDREADICFYSIATDPPAIGTLEIRQVDPLSYESSKIGDNFILVNYGRLSCGSDQWGPGFSNDTDKFGRSWQSDSEFRSPTASSKFNSFSTLEKITGTDQAPNYFPMKLYQTAVTGNGILEYELAVDAKLDYLLWFHFAEIDSTINKKGKRVFDVLVNDENVSRVDIYAQVGSFAAYSLQYTVHNLSNTPLTVKLVPLVGAPLISGIENYALVPNDISTAPEQVVAMRALKESLLVPDRMGWNGDPCAPTNWDAWEGVTCHSSKDGTALVISQIDLGSQGLKGYISDQISLLSNLVSLNLSSNSLVGTLPSGLGHKSLVSLDLSNNQFSGPIPESLASSSLQLVNGRKEKQIPEAEVLDAS is encoded by the exons ATGGTATTACTGTTCCTCCGTTTAACTATTTTAACTAACTGTTTAACGGTCTTTGCTAACTACATTTGCTTTTCTCTCGCTGCAGATACTTCTTACTTTATAGACTGCGGCGGCTCCACTAACTCCACCGACCCCTTCAACACCACCTGGCTCTCTGACCGCTTCTTCACCGGCGGCCTCACTTCTGTCGTCTCTGAGCCTCTCCACTTCCATTTCCCCCAAGAGAAGACTCTCCGCTTCTTCCCTCTTTCCTCTGGCAAGAAGAATTGCTACATTCTCCCCCTCCCCAATGGCCGTTACTATATCCGTACTTTTACTGTGTATGACAACTACGATGGTAAGTCTCACTCTCCGAGCTTCGACGTTTCCGTTGAAGGTACTCTCGTCTTCTCTTGGCGCTCCCCCTGGCCTGAGAGTCTCGCTCGTGACGGTGCTTACTCTGATCTATTCGCGTTTGTTAAAGATAGAGAGGCGGATATCTGTTTTTACAGCATTGCCACTGATCCTCCCGCGATCGGCACTCTCGAAATTCGTCAAGTAGATCCGCTGTCGTATGAATCTTCCAAAATCGGCGACAATTTCATCCTGGTCAACTACGGCCGTTTATCCTGCGGCTCCGACCAATGGGGACCAGGGTTCAGCAATGACACTGACAAGTTCGGCCGCTCATGGCAGTCGGATTCCGAATTCCGATCCCCAACTGCCTCCAGCAAATTCAATTCCTTCTCCACCCTAGAAAAAATAACTGGCACCGATCAGGCCCCTAATTACTTCCCAATGAAGCTTTACCAGACGGCGGTTACGGGAAACGGAATTTTGGAGTATGAACTGGCGGTGGATGCGAAATTGGATTACTTGCTGTGGTTTCACTTCGCTGAGATTGATTCTACCATAAATAAGAAGGggaagagagtttttgatgtgttggTGAATGACGAGAACGTCAGTAGAGTTGATATTTATGCGCAGGTTGGGAGCTTCGCGGCCTATAGCTTACAGTATACGGTGCATAATCTAAGCAATACTCCGTTGACCGTGAAGCTAGTGCCGTTAGTGGGGGCGCCACTGATTAGTGGAATCGAGAATTATGCTCTGGTTCCGAATGATATCTCCACAGCTCCTGAGCAAG TTGTTGCTATGAGAGCATTGAAAGAGTCACTTCTTGTTCCTGATAGAATGGGTTGGAATGGTGATCCTTGTGCTCCTACTAACTGGGATGCTTGGGAAGGCGTTACCTGCCATTCCAGCAAAGATGGAACTGCCCTTGTTATATCACAAAT AGATCTCGGAAGCCAAGGCTTGAAAGGCTATATAAGTGATCAGATTAGTCTATTGTCAAACTTGGTAAGCCT GAATTTGAGTTCTAATTCCTTGGTAGGAACTCTTCCATCAGGACTAGGTCATAAATCACTTGTGTCCCT GGATTTATCAAACAACCAATTCTCTGGACCTATTCCGGAAAGTCTAGCATCTTCAAGTCTGCAGCTTGT CAATGGCCGCAAAGAGAAACAGATACCAGAGGCAGAAGTCCTTGATGCTTCTTGA
- the LOC110600011 gene encoding receptor-like protein 4 isoform X1: MVLLFLRLTILTNCLTVFANYICFSLAADTSYFIDCGGSTNSTDPFNTTWLSDRFFTGGLTSVVSEPLHFHFPQEKTLRFFPLSSGKKNCYILPLPNGRYYIRTFTVYDNYDGKSHSPSFDVSVEGTLVFSWRSPWPESLARDGAYSDLFAFVKDREADICFYSIATDPPAIGTLEIRQVDPLSYESSKIGDNFILVNYGRLSCGSDQWGPGFSNDTDKFGRSWQSDSEFRSPTASSKFNSFSTLEKITGTDQAPNYFPMKLYQTAVTGNGILEYELAVDAKLDYLLWFHFAEIDSTINKKGKRVFDVLVNDENVSRVDIYAQVGSFAAYSLQYTVHNLSNTPLTVKLVPLVGAPLISGIENYALVPNDISTAPEQVVAMRALKESLLVPDRMGWNGDPCAPTNWDAWEGVTCHSSKDGTALVISQIDLGSQGLKGYISDQISLLSNLVSLNLSSNSLVGTLPSGLGHKSLVSLDLSNNQFSGPIPESLASSSLQLVLLNNNLLEGPVQEGLYSIGVHGGTIDLSGNKALCGGPSLPQCSLFWENGHLSTGGKVGIALSCLVVVSLLLLVVYIYIKRSRNDYDFAPPHDLMSMAAKRNRYQRQKSLMLLEMESQHAKGLSSPYGPQ, translated from the exons ATGGTATTACTGTTCCTCCGTTTAACTATTTTAACTAACTGTTTAACGGTCTTTGCTAACTACATTTGCTTTTCTCTCGCTGCAGATACTTCTTACTTTATAGACTGCGGCGGCTCCACTAACTCCACCGACCCCTTCAACACCACCTGGCTCTCTGACCGCTTCTTCACCGGCGGCCTCACTTCTGTCGTCTCTGAGCCTCTCCACTTCCATTTCCCCCAAGAGAAGACTCTCCGCTTCTTCCCTCTTTCCTCTGGCAAGAAGAATTGCTACATTCTCCCCCTCCCCAATGGCCGTTACTATATCCGTACTTTTACTGTGTATGACAACTACGATGGTAAGTCTCACTCTCCGAGCTTCGACGTTTCCGTTGAAGGTACTCTCGTCTTCTCTTGGCGCTCCCCCTGGCCTGAGAGTCTCGCTCGTGACGGTGCTTACTCTGATCTATTCGCGTTTGTTAAAGATAGAGAGGCGGATATCTGTTTTTACAGCATTGCCACTGATCCTCCCGCGATCGGCACTCTCGAAATTCGTCAAGTAGATCCGCTGTCGTATGAATCTTCCAAAATCGGCGACAATTTCATCCTGGTCAACTACGGCCGTTTATCCTGCGGCTCCGACCAATGGGGACCAGGGTTCAGCAATGACACTGACAAGTTCGGCCGCTCATGGCAGTCGGATTCCGAATTCCGATCCCCAACTGCCTCCAGCAAATTCAATTCCTTCTCCACCCTAGAAAAAATAACTGGCACCGATCAGGCCCCTAATTACTTCCCAATGAAGCTTTACCAGACGGCGGTTACGGGAAACGGAATTTTGGAGTATGAACTGGCGGTGGATGCGAAATTGGATTACTTGCTGTGGTTTCACTTCGCTGAGATTGATTCTACCATAAATAAGAAGGggaagagagtttttgatgtgttggTGAATGACGAGAACGTCAGTAGAGTTGATATTTATGCGCAGGTTGGGAGCTTCGCGGCCTATAGCTTACAGTATACGGTGCATAATCTAAGCAATACTCCGTTGACCGTGAAGCTAGTGCCGTTAGTGGGGGCGCCACTGATTAGTGGAATCGAGAATTATGCTCTGGTTCCGAATGATATCTCCACAGCTCCTGAGCAAG TTGTTGCTATGAGAGCATTGAAAGAGTCACTTCTTGTTCCTGATAGAATGGGTTGGAATGGTGATCCTTGTGCTCCTACTAACTGGGATGCTTGGGAAGGCGTTACCTGCCATTCCAGCAAAGATGGAACTGCCCTTGTTATATCACAAAT AGATCTCGGAAGCCAAGGCTTGAAAGGCTATATAAGTGATCAGATTAGTCTATTGTCAAACTTGGTAAGCCT GAATTTGAGTTCTAATTCCTTGGTAGGAACTCTTCCATCAGGACTAGGTCATAAATCACTTGTGTCCCT GGATTTATCAAACAACCAATTCTCTGGACCTATTCCGGAAAGTCTAGCATCTTCAAGTCTGCAGCTTGT GTTATTGAATAATAACTTACTGGAAGGGCCAGTCCAAGAGGGGCTCTATTCAATTGGTGTGCATGGTGGAACTATTGA CCTTTCAGGTAACAAAGCTTTGTGTGGTGGTCCCTCTTTGCCACAATGCTCATTGTTTTGGGAAAATGGACATTTGTCCACTGGTGGTAAAGTTGGGATAGCCCTATCATGTCTTGTTGTCGTCTCTCTGCTTCTGTTGGTGGTATACATATACATCAAGAGGAGTAGAAATGATTATGATTTTGCTCCCCCTCATGATTTAATGT CAATGGCCGCAAAGAGAAACAGATACCAGAGGCAGAAGTCCTTGATGCTTCTTGAAATGGAGAGCCAACACGCAAAAGGATTGTCATCACCTTATGGTCCTCAATAA